The following are from one region of the Lacinutrix sp. Bg11-31 genome:
- a CDS encoding response regulator transcription factor — MPNKTTIIVADDHPMLLKGLCEELISNNYSVIGTAENGAIALELITKLNPDLAILDIEMPLLTGFEVIKKCENKKLKTKYIVLTSHKESRFIFKAKTLNISGYLLKDEPFEEMQKCITSISNNKTYFSSTFDSVFESEVSPEIKKIKFLSPSERTIIRLIAQGSSSNEIAESLLISIRTVQKHRTNILSKLDLASHTDSLTVWAKQHKELILSL; from the coding sequence ATGCCAAATAAAACAACAATAATAGTTGCAGACGATCACCCAATGCTACTAAAAGGACTTTGTGAAGAGTTAATTAGTAATAACTACAGTGTTATTGGTACTGCCGAAAATGGAGCAATTGCATTAGAGTTAATTACTAAACTAAATCCAGACCTTGCCATTTTAGACATAGAAATGCCTTTACTTACAGGATTTGAGGTTATTAAAAAATGTGAAAACAAAAAATTAAAAACTAAATATATTGTTTTAACCTCTCATAAAGAAAGTAGATTTATTTTTAAAGCAAAAACATTAAATATCTCTGGTTATCTTTTAAAAGATGAACCTTTTGAAGAAATGCAAAAATGTATCACTTCAATATCTAACAACAAAACGTATTTTAGTTCTACTTTTGATAGTGTTTTTGAATCTGAAGTTTCACCAGAAATAAAGAAAATTAAATTCTTATCTCCTTCCGAAAGAACAATTATTAGATTAATTGCTCAAGGAAGCTCTTCTAATGAGATTGCAGAGTCGTTATTAATCTCTATAAGAACCGTACAAAAACATCGCACAAATATACTTTCTAAACTAGATTTAGCCTCGCACACCGATTCGCTTACAGTATGGGCAAAACAGCATAAAGAACTAATTCTTTCTTTATAA
- a CDS encoding FMN-binding glutamate synthase family protein, translated as MDTILTFLSSISWWLWILIVLAIVALRDVFQRSHTISHNFPIVGHVRYWFESIGPEIRQYFVANNREELPFNRIERGWIYASAKGENNYEGFGTDRDIYTHQHIFINNAMIPYKIPEDHVNTKDKYFLPCAKIIGAHNKRRRPYRPASIINVSAMSFGSLSARAVDSLNKGTKMAGAYHNTGEGGLSPYHSNGGDVVFHFGTGYFGVRAEDGGFSMEKMKKLVEDNPFIRAIELKLSQGAKPGKGGVLPGAKITKEIADIRGVEIGKDVLSPPNHKAFDTIPEMVDFIEAIAEATGLPVGIKAAIGKLEQWEELTDIMKNTGKGPDFITVDGGEGGTGAAPPSFADHVSLPWVYGFGDLYKLFQRKELEKQVVFIGSGKLGFPGKAAMAFSMGVDIINVAREAMMSIGCIQAQVCHTNKCPSGVATQSQWLQRGIDVPLKSERAAQYFKSFRKEFLEITHAAGYEHPCEFKMTDIEINVDDHNLSAELSTTYQYNKTPVPFNGMQSLKNCEYLGGYKA; from the coding sequence ATGGATACTATTCTAACGTTTCTTTCTAGCATTTCTTGGTGGCTTTGGATATTAATCGTTTTAGCAATCGTTGCACTTCGAGACGTTTTTCAACGTAGCCACACTATTAGTCATAACTTCCCTATTGTTGGACATGTTAGGTATTGGTTTGAAAGCATTGGGCCAGAAATTCGTCAGTATTTTGTTGCAAATAATAGAGAAGAATTACCTTTTAATCGTATAGAACGTGGTTGGATTTACGCCTCTGCAAAAGGTGAAAATAATTACGAAGGTTTTGGTACAGATCGCGATATTTATACGCATCAACATATTTTCATTAATAATGCAATGATACCTTATAAAATACCAGAAGACCACGTTAATACTAAAGACAAGTACTTTTTACCTTGTGCTAAAATTATTGGAGCACATAACAAACGTAGAAGACCTTATCGTCCTGCCTCTATTATTAATGTATCTGCAATGAGTTTTGGGTCGCTATCTGCAAGAGCAGTAGACTCGCTTAACAAAGGCACAAAAATGGCTGGAGCATACCACAATACTGGTGAAGGCGGTTTATCTCCTTACCATAGCAATGGTGGTGATGTGGTATTTCATTTTGGAACAGGCTACTTTGGTGTTCGTGCAGAAGATGGTGGTTTTTCTATGGAAAAGATGAAAAAACTCGTGGAAGACAATCCCTTTATTCGTGCTATAGAATTAAAACTCTCTCAAGGTGCAAAACCTGGAAAAGGTGGCGTTTTACCTGGAGCAAAAATTACTAAAGAAATAGCAGACATTCGTGGTGTTGAAATTGGTAAAGATGTTTTATCTCCTCCAAACCACAAAGCGTTTGATACTATTCCAGAAATGGTTGATTTTATTGAAGCTATAGCTGAAGCAACCGGTTTACCTGTTGGTATTAAAGCTGCCATTGGTAAATTAGAACAATGGGAAGAGCTTACAGATATTATGAAAAACACTGGAAAAGGCCCAGATTTTATTACTGTAGATGGTGGTGAAGGTGGAACTGGTGCTGCACCTCCAAGTTTTGCAGATCATGTTAGTTTACCTTGGGTTTACGGTTTTGGAGATTTATATAAATTATTTCAAAGAAAGGAATTAGAAAAACAAGTGGTTTTTATTGGTAGTGGTAAATTAGGTTTTCCTGGTAAAGCTGCAATGGCCTTTTCAATGGGAGTAGATATTATTAATGTTGCACGTGAAGCTATGATGAGTATTGGTTGTATTCAAGCGCAAGTTTGCCATACTAACAAATGCCCAAGTGGTGTTGCGACACAGAGTCAATGGTTACAACGCGGTATTGATGTGCCACTAAAATCTGAACGTGCTGCACAATACTTTAAATCTTTTAGAAAAGAGTTTTTAGAAATTACACATGCTGCTGGTTACGAGCATCCTTGTGAATTTAAAATGACAGATATTGAAATAAACGTAGATGATCACAATTTGTCTGCAGAACTAAGTACGACCTACCAATACAATAAAACTCCTGTACCATTTAATGGTATGCAATCTTTAAAAAATTGCGAGTATTTAGGAGGTTATAAAGCTTAA
- a CDS encoding alpha/beta hydrolase has product MKKISVHYLFTLLLLIVIFSCSENSETSTEPQNTANTIEASQMLNVSYGIDSKQVYDIYLPENRDENTKVLILVHGGGWTSGDKTDMNAYKTIAQEDIPEYAIVNMNYRLASQGVSPFPMQLNDITSVINHLKANHSEYLISQNYGFVGVSAGAHLAMLWSYSYDTENDINMVASIVGPTNLADSAYNDNPAFQIDLIMQYFGETPSTAFLETYSPLHQVESTSAPTILFYGGIDPLIPNSQGIDMNAKLTQLGVTHEFTLYPNEGHGWIGANLFDTWTKLKLFIVANH; this is encoded by the coding sequence ATGAAAAAAATATCTGTTCATTATTTATTTACTTTATTACTACTAATTGTTATTTTTTCATGTTCTGAGAATTCTGAGACCTCAACAGAACCTCAAAATACAGCTAATACAATTGAAGCATCCCAAATGCTAAATGTATCCTATGGAATTGATAGCAAGCAAGTTTACGATATTTACCTACCAGAAAATAGAGACGAAAACACTAAAGTTCTTATTCTTGTTCATGGTGGTGGTTGGACATCTGGAGATAAAACAGATATGAATGCTTATAAAACGATTGCACAAGAAGACATTCCAGAATATGCCATTGTTAATATGAACTATCGTTTAGCATCTCAAGGTGTTTCTCCTTTTCCAATGCAACTTAACGATATAACTTCGGTAATAAATCATTTAAAAGCAAACCATAGCGAGTATCTTATTTCTCAAAATTACGGTTTTGTTGGTGTAAGTGCTGGTGCACATTTAGCCATGTTGTGGAGTTATAGTTACGATACCGAAAATGATATAAATATGGTTGCAAGTATTGTTGGACCAACAAATTTAGCCGATTCTGCTTATAACGATAATCCTGCTTTTCAAATAGATTTGATTATGCAATACTTTGGAGAAACACCATCTACGGCTTTTTTAGAGACTTACAGTCCATTACACCAAGTAGAATCTACATCTGCTCCAACCATTTTATTTTATGGTGGAATAGATCCATTAATACCAAATTCTCAAGGTATAGATATGAATGCTAAGTTAACTCAATTAGGCGTTACACACGAATTCACTCTCTATCCAAATGAAGGACATGGATGGATTGGCGCTAATTTATTTGATACTTGGACAAAGCTTAAATTGTTTATAGTGGCAAACCATTAG
- a CDS encoding LytTR family DNA-binding domain-containing protein, whose translation MSNITAILVDDEISNLKGLHKKIDILFPEIKILGSYQKPEDAIIAIEKEQPNILFLDIEMPRMTGFELLSKLKEVNFQVVFVTAYSEYAIEAFKQSAIDYVLKPIDNNDLVVAVNKALEVIKLKNESDNNAKLVNVLAENISQNNKIIVPTAKGLSFIPQDEVLNLEGYEGYTKIHLVNCTTIISSYNLGRFEKMLSSKFFKCHKSHIINLEKVRHFENEGYLILENNQRIPISRANKKAFLELFN comes from the coding sequence ATGAGTAACATAACTGCAATATTAGTAGATGATGAAATTTCTAATTTAAAAGGACTTCATAAAAAGATAGATATCCTTTTTCCTGAAATTAAAATTTTAGGCTCATACCAAAAGCCTGAAGATGCTATTATAGCAATAGAAAAAGAACAACCAAATATTCTATTTCTAGACATAGAAATGCCAAGAATGACAGGTTTTGAGTTATTGTCTAAACTAAAAGAAGTCAATTTTCAAGTTGTTTTTGTAACGGCTTATAGTGAGTATGCTATTGAAGCATTTAAACAATCTGCAATTGATTATGTTTTAAAACCTATAGATAATAATGATTTGGTTGTAGCAGTAAATAAAGCTTTAGAGGTCATTAAACTAAAAAATGAAAGTGATAATAATGCTAAATTAGTAAATGTATTAGCTGAAAATATTTCTCAGAATAATAAAATTATTGTCCCAACAGCTAAAGGTCTTTCGTTTATTCCACAAGATGAGGTCTTAAATTTAGAAGGTTACGAAGGTTACACCAAAATCCACTTAGTAAACTGTACAACAATAATAAGTTCTTATAACCTTGGTAGGTTTGAGAAAATGTTAAGCTCTAAATTTTTTAAGTGTCATAAATCTCATATTATCAATTTAGAAAAAGTACGTCATTTTGAAAATGAAGGTTATCTTATTCTAGAAAATAATCAACGTATTCCAATATCTAGAGCTAATAAAAAAGCGTTTTTAGAGCTTTTTAATTAA
- a CDS encoding L-threonylcarbamoyladenylate synthase codes for MADFIRIYEENPNPREIKKVIDVLKRGGLIIFPTDTVYALGCDINNNKALERIARIKGVKLEKAKLSFICHDLSNLSDHVKQIDTSTFKILKRALPGPYTFILPGSKSLPSVFKKKKEVGIRIPNNNITLEIVKALGNPLVSTSIRDEDEVLEYTTDPELILEKWDKLVDLVIDGGYGGNEGSTIVDLSNEEPVVVREGKGNLEIF; via the coding sequence ATGGCTGACTTTATTAGAATTTACGAAGAGAACCCTAATCCTAGGGAGATTAAAAAAGTTATAGACGTTTTAAAACGTGGAGGATTAATAATTTTTCCTACAGATACAGTTTATGCTTTAGGTTGCGATATTAATAATAACAAAGCCTTAGAGCGTATTGCTAGAATTAAAGGTGTTAAACTCGAAAAGGCTAAACTGTCTTTTATTTGTCATGATTTAAGTAATTTAAGCGATCATGTAAAGCAAATAGACACTTCTACATTTAAAATTTTAAAACGTGCATTACCTGGACCTTATACTTTTATATTACCAGGTTCAAAATCTTTGCCTTCAGTTTTTAAAAAGAAAAAAGAAGTAGGTATACGTATTCCTAACAATAATATTACGTTAGAAATAGTAAAGGCTTTAGGGAATCCATTAGTTTCTACATCTATTCGCGATGAAGATGAGGTTTTAGAGTATACTACAGATCCAGAATTAATTCTTGAAAAATGGGATAAGCTAGTTGATTTAGTTATAGATGGAGGTTATGGTGGAAACGAAGGTTCTACAATTGTAGATTTATCTAATGAAGAACCAGTAGTAGTTAGAGAAGGGAAAGGGAATTTAGAAATTTTTTAA
- a CDS encoding ATP-dependent helicase translates to MEKYLSQLNEAQYEPTVQINGPMIIIAGAGSGKTRVLTYRIAYLMSKGIDSFNILALTFTNKAAKEMKGRIAEIVGDGEAKNLWMGTFHSVFAKILRFEGHHLGFPSNFTIYDTQDSQKLLGSIIKEMGLEKDIYKTKQVYSRISSYKNSLITVKAYFKNPDLLEADAMARRPRMGDIYAEYVNRCFKAGAMDFDDLLLRTNELLTRFPQVLAQYQNKFRYILVDEYQDTNHSQYLIVRALADKFQNICVVGDDAQSIYAFRGANINNILNFQKDYEDVKMYRLEQNYRSTKNIVGAANSVIEHNQTKLEKIVWTANDDGDKVQVNRSLTDGDEGRFVASTIWEEKMTNHLKNSDFAILYRTNSQSRAMEEALRKRSIPYRIYGGLSFYQRKEIKDVTAYLRLILNSSDEEALKRVINYPGRGIGQTTIDRLIVAANETGNTIFGLLENIDTVEININGGTKNKLRDFVTLIKSYQVMNQTANAFDLAEYVTKSSGLIREFNKDGTPEGVTRLENVEELLNGIKDFVEGQMEIADSKDDLAEFLEDVALATDLDGDKGDPDHVALMTIHSSKGLEFNHVFVVGLEEDLFPSAMSMNTRSELEEERRLFYVALTRAEKKAYLTYALSRYRWGKLVDSEPSRFIEEIDDEFLDITTPIEERRINPMLSADIFGDVAPNKIRFKKAVQPKFQKKVAKKKEPVNFEISVPKKLKKASDIEAPTSVDEIPNIRGNIKTEDIVVGLKVKHLKFGRGEVLNLEGKGADIKAEIDFEFGGKKKLLLRFAKLQPIRTRTREY, encoded by the coding sequence TTGGAAAAGTACTTAAGTCAGTTAAACGAAGCACAATACGAGCCTACAGTCCAAATAAATGGACCTATGATTATTATCGCAGGAGCAGGTTCTGGAAAAACTCGTGTGTTAACGTATCGTATTGCTTACTTAATGAGTAAAGGAATAGACTCTTTTAATATCCTTGCATTAACATTTACTAACAAAGCTGCCAAAGAAATGAAAGGCAGAATTGCAGAAATTGTTGGTGATGGTGAAGCAAAAAACTTGTGGATGGGAACATTTCACTCTGTATTTGCTAAAATTCTACGTTTTGAAGGGCATCATTTAGGATTTCCAAGTAACTTTACTATTTACGACACACAAGATTCACAAAAACTTTTGGGTTCCATTATTAAAGAAATGGGACTAGAGAAAGATATTTATAAAACAAAACAAGTTTATAGCAGGATTTCTTCATATAAAAATAGTTTAATTACAGTAAAAGCATATTTTAAAAACCCAGACTTGTTAGAAGCAGATGCTATGGCTCGCAGACCAAGAATGGGAGACATTTATGCAGAATATGTAAACCGTTGTTTTAAAGCAGGAGCAATGGATTTTGACGATTTGTTACTGAGAACCAATGAGTTACTTACAAGATTCCCTCAGGTTTTAGCACAATATCAAAATAAATTTCGTTATATTCTGGTCGATGAGTACCAAGATACAAACCATTCGCAGTATCTAATTGTTAGAGCATTAGCAGATAAATTTCAAAACATTTGTGTGGTTGGTGACGATGCGCAAAGTATTTATGCCTTTCGTGGTGCTAATATTAATAACATTTTAAATTTCCAAAAGGATTACGAAGATGTTAAAATGTATCGTCTAGAGCAAAATTACCGTTCTACAAAAAATATAGTTGGTGCAGCAAACTCTGTAATCGAGCATAACCAAACAAAACTAGAAAAAATAGTTTGGACAGCAAATGATGATGGCGATAAAGTACAGGTAAACCGCTCATTAACAGATGGTGATGAAGGCAGATTTGTAGCAAGTACTATTTGGGAAGAAAAAATGACTAATCATTTAAAAAATAGTGATTTTGCCATTTTATATAGAACCAATTCACAGTCCCGTGCAATGGAAGAAGCCTTACGAAAGCGAAGTATTCCTTATCGTATTTATGGAGGCTTATCTTTCTATCAAAGAAAGGAAATAAAAGATGTTACCGCTTATTTACGATTAATTTTAAACTCGTCGGACGAAGAAGCATTAAAAAGAGTTATTAATTATCCTGGTCGTGGTATTGGCCAAACAACTATAGATAGATTAATAGTTGCTGCAAACGAAACTGGTAATACCATTTTTGGTTTGTTAGAGAACATTGATACCGTAGAGATAAATATAAATGGAGGGACTAAAAATAAGCTTAGAGATTTTGTAACGCTTATTAAAAGTTACCAAGTAATGAATCAAACAGCAAATGCTTTTGATTTGGCAGAATATGTTACTAAATCCAGTGGTTTAATAAGAGAGTTTAATAAAGATGGTACTCCAGAAGGCGTTACGCGTTTAGAGAATGTAGAAGAATTATTAAACGGTATTAAAGATTTTGTTGAAGGACAAATGGAAATTGCTGATTCTAAAGATGATTTAGCAGAATTTTTAGAAGATGTTGCATTAGCAACAGATTTAGATGGAGATAAAGGAGATCCAGATCACGTAGCATTAATGACTATTCACTCTTCTAAAGGACTAGAATTCAATCATGTATTTGTGGTTGGTTTAGAAGAAGATTTGTTTCCAAGTGCAATGAGCATGAACACTCGTAGCGAACTAGAAGAAGAACGTCGATTATTTTACGTAGCTTTGACGAGAGCAGAAAAGAAAGCGTATTTAACGTATGCTTTATCACGTTATCGTTGGGGAAAATTAGTAGATTCAGAACCAAGTCGTTTTATTGAAGAGATAGACGATGAGTTTTTAGATATTACAACACCAATAGAAGAGCGTCGCATCAATCCAATGTTATCAGCAGATATATTTGGAGATGTTGCACCAAATAAAATAAGATTTAAAAAAGCAGTACAACCAAAATTTCAAAAGAAAGTGGCAAAGAAGAAAGAACCTGTAAACTTCGAGATAAGTGTACCAAAAAAATTAAAAAAAGCTTCAGATATTGAAGCTCCAACCAGTGTAGATGAAATTCCAAATATACGTGGAAATATAAAAACTGAAGATATAGTTGTTGGATTGAAAGTAAAACATTTAAAGTTTGGTAGAGGAGAAGTATTAAACCTTGAAGGCAAAGGCGCTGATATTAAAGCAGAAATTGATTTTGAGTTTGGTGGTAAAAAGAAATTATTACTACGCTTTGCTAAGTTACAGCCTATACGTACGCGTACACGCGAGTATTAA
- a CDS encoding sensor histidine kinase has product MNKSILYFLFFFSIASFSQSNKLYQKTYTKQDGIEIDNIYALCYDNDGFLWLGGSNLDDRTIISSDKKLSLQRFNGNSFHNIDLPYYENTIEQVQQIYKRSDGQFYITTKLTEGYGLLLFNPFTSEFKLVNFENIEFALDGLSFIYSYKNEDYLLSQKGSKVSIKKIDLDLSITEVFSFPITENKVLIDSSSRILFFDDFVLISDDNFTAKIFNWSGKSLKTIAPFYNSNLEKPKRIVIDEVFIQDEEHYLFLNNDLNLYKIDKHLKSIVPVKNISLSNKHLNAYNDKLGNTLVFSSNNNNIAFNSFNNGNFKQNHLFSYKNVNGIKVLSNNLNKYTWLTTDGKLHYYKFPNRTIKNYLPNLELRTIKPLDSVNYLVASEMDGWFKLNPNNDNIEPYPLTYKNKPFKSIGSRNFIFEDSILWSHGNGGIIKVNTKNKTLDHYKHFPVICMEKVNDSIIVYGTKKYHLMQFNTQTKTHRALVDTDSLFIFDIQYNKHSNLIVAGTDKGLLTYNLLTKKHKLYNNKKDLEDTYILMLDYHKDYGYLLGTRNGQIVAFNSEKETFTTIYKDDFKAGIATILVDNDIWWINTFNGFIAFNTKTKTKTRYSEKDGFSHFEANRYSALKTKDGFFIGTLKGLNYFNPSDLKAENDSAVLTLLKINQFDKVEKAFKNTFNRKLFNNNTDIVLPSENRRLEIDFALKNIGAVDKGYNYRYRYNDKDWVDLKHQNTIQFANLAAGDYHLEIEALNFSGNKIANSLFLNIHSTEFFYKKWWFFLIVSASIIAFLLWLLKQAKKRKLLQEEFAQGLIISQENERKRIARELHDSISQQLTLIKKKAQNTKQEDITSLTHKILEEVRAISRGLYPPLLKQLGLTESIEQLLLDVDEQTNLFVSGDVYNIDSYFNEDQTLNCYRFIQECINNCLKHANAKALSISIIAKNTDIEIIIRDNGKGFDVANAQKQNSLGLKTINERIRILKGEIAIDSKLNSGTIITVKIPIK; this is encoded by the coding sequence ATGAATAAAAGTATTTTATACTTCCTATTCTTCTTCTCTATTGCATCTTTTTCGCAATCCAATAAATTGTATCAAAAAACGTACACTAAGCAAGATGGTATTGAAATAGATAATATTTATGCGTTATGTTATGATAATGATGGTTTTTTATGGTTAGGAGGAAGCAACCTGGATGATAGAACAATTATTTCAAGCGATAAAAAATTATCCTTACAACGCTTTAACGGAAACAGTTTTCATAATATAGATTTACCATATTATGAAAACACAATTGAACAAGTCCAACAAATTTACAAAAGAAGTGATGGTCAATTTTATATAACCACCAAATTAACAGAAGGTTATGGCTTGTTGCTTTTTAATCCTTTTACTTCAGAATTTAAATTGGTTAATTTTGAAAATATCGAGTTCGCATTAGACGGTTTATCTTTCATTTATTCTTACAAAAATGAAGATTATTTACTGTCCCAAAAAGGCAGTAAAGTTTCTATAAAAAAAATAGATTTAGACCTATCCATTACTGAAGTTTTTAGCTTTCCTATTACAGAAAACAAAGTATTAATAGACAGCTCAAGTAGAATCTTGTTTTTTGATGATTTTGTACTAATTTCTGACGATAACTTTACAGCTAAAATTTTTAACTGGTCCGGAAAATCACTAAAAACCATAGCTCCTTTTTATAACAGTAATCTAGAGAAACCTAAAAGAATTGTTATAGATGAAGTTTTTATACAAGACGAGGAACACTATTTGTTTTTAAATAATGACCTAAATCTTTATAAGATTGATAAGCATTTAAAAAGCATAGTACCAGTAAAAAACATTAGTTTATCTAACAAACATCTTAATGCATATAATGACAAATTAGGAAACACTCTTGTTTTTTCTTCCAATAATAATAACATTGCTTTTAATAGTTTTAATAATGGCAACTTTAAACAGAATCACCTTTTTAGCTATAAAAATGTTAACGGAATTAAAGTACTCTCCAATAACTTAAATAAATACACATGGCTAACTACAGATGGTAAACTTCATTATTACAAGTTTCCAAATAGAACTATCAAAAACTATTTACCAAATCTGGAGCTTAGAACTATCAAACCTCTTGACTCTGTAAACTATTTAGTTGCAAGTGAGATGGACGGCTGGTTTAAATTAAACCCAAATAATGATAATATAGAACCCTATCCTTTAACCTATAAAAACAAACCGTTTAAGTCTATAGGCTCAAGAAACTTTATTTTTGAGGATAGTATATTATGGTCTCATGGAAATGGTGGAATAATAAAAGTAAATACTAAAAACAAAACATTAGATCATTATAAGCATTTTCCGGTAATATGTATGGAAAAAGTAAACGATAGCATTATTGTTTATGGTACAAAAAAATATCACTTAATGCAGTTTAACACACAAACAAAAACGCATCGTGCTTTAGTAGATACAGACTCGCTTTTTATTTTTGATATTCAATATAATAAACATAGTAATCTTATTGTAGCTGGAACAGACAAAGGCCTATTAACTTACAATTTATTAACCAAAAAACATAAACTTTACAATAACAAAAAAGACTTAGAAGATACTTATATTTTAATGCTAGATTACCATAAAGATTATGGTTATTTATTAGGCACAAGAAACGGGCAAATTGTTGCTTTCAATTCAGAAAAAGAAACTTTTACTACAATTTACAAAGATGATTTTAAAGCTGGAATTGCTACTATTTTAGTTGATAATGACATCTGGTGGATTAATACTTTTAACGGATTTATTGCCTTTAATACCAAGACAAAAACTAAAACTAGATATTCTGAAAAAGATGGCTTTAGTCACTTTGAAGCTAACCGTTATAGTGCTTTAAAAACTAAAGATGGCTTTTTTATAGGGACATTAAAAGGTTTAAATTATTTTAACCCATCAGACTTGAAAGCAGAAAATGATTCTGCTGTTTTAACGCTTTTAAAAATAAATCAGTTTGATAAGGTTGAAAAGGCATTTAAAAACACATTTAACCGTAAGCTATTTAATAACAATACAGATATTGTTTTACCTTCAGAAAACAGAAGATTAGAAATAGATTTTGCGCTTAAAAACATTGGCGCTGTTGATAAAGGTTATAATTACAGATATAGATATAATGATAAAGATTGGGTAGATTTAAAACATCAAAACACAATACAATTTGCAAACTTAGCTGCTGGGGATTACCATTTAGAGATTGAAGCTTTAAATTTTTCTGGAAATAAAATAGCTAATTCTTTATTTTTAAACATACATAGTACTGAGTTTTTTTATAAAAAATGGTGGTTTTTCTTAATTGTCTCTGCTTCCATTATTGCATTTTTATTATGGTTATTAAAACAAGCAAAAAAGAGAAAATTATTACAGGAAGAATTTGCTCAAGGCTTAATAATTTCACAAGAAAACGAACGTAAACGCATAGCAAGAGAACTTCATGACAGCATAAGTCAACAACTTACATTAATTAAAAAGAAAGCCCAAAACACAAAACAAGAAGACATTACCAGCCTAACACACAAGATTTTAGAGGAGGTAAGAGCTATTTCCAGAGGCTTATACCCTCCATTATTAAAACAATTAGGTTTAACCGAAAGTATTGAACAGTTACTATTAGACGTTGACGAACAAACTAATTTGTTTGTCTCTGGAGATGTATATAATATTGATAGTTATTTTAATGAAGACCAAACTTTAAATTGTTATCGCTTTATACAAGAGTGTATAAATAATTGTTTAAAACATGCTAATGCAAAAGCATTATCTATTAGTATAATTGCAAAAAATACTGATATTGAAATAATAATTAGAGATAACGGAAAAGGTTTTGATGTTGCAAACGCACAAAAACAAAATAGCTTAGGCTTAAAAACTATTAACGAGCGTATTCGTATATTAAAAGGCGAAATCGCTATAGACAGCAAACTAAATAGTGGCACAATAATAACTGTAAAAATTCCAATTAAATAA